In Drosophila nasuta strain 15112-1781.00 chromosome 2R, ASM2355853v1, whole genome shotgun sequence, a single genomic region encodes these proteins:
- the LOC132785549 gene encoding TPR-containing protein DDB_G0280363, translating into MMKATAWFCPVLLTLLSATRLVCTAQRGAAIGAGGGSLAGAEAAGAGYGNGYPLDYLDAQSIQDEFSLVKRNKPSLSIVNPLDVLRQRLLLEMARRQMQQNSRQVELNRAILKNVGKRVFLEPTTWVTRRYQQQQQQQQQQLEEERQREQLRREQLLQQHFPSQLWNIGWSQSNGPASSSSASSRFFDFLQRPEAQVKQQQPAAAAPQQLLDDVNKSLNAGALGLGNGKGNGEEGVTKHQQPDGNEIANETNHENGSRKALPLGKSATGDVDNGDPEDVEQEQDDMLDELKFNWVSEQPEDLDIPIEASNANGRLPWRLIYRMHKNPHYAN; encoded by the exons ATGATGAAAGCCACAGCGTGGTTTTGCCCGGTGTTATTGACTTTACTCAGTGCCACGAGGCTCGTTTGTACGGCACAAAGGGGCGCTGCCATCGGAGCAGGCGGAGGCTCTCTTGCTGGGGCAGAAGCTGCCGGCGCAGGCTATGGCAACGGATATCCTCTGGACTATCTGGATGCACAGTCCATACag gATGAGTTCTCTTTGGTGAAGCGGAACAAGCCGTCATTGTCCATTGTCAATCCGTTGGATGTGCTGCGCCAGCGGCTGCTGCTCGAAATGGCGCGCAGGCAGATGCAGCAGAACAGCAGACAG GTCGAATTGAATCGCGCCATACTGAAGAACGTGGGTAAACGTGTGTTCCTCGAGCCAACGACATGGGTCACCAGACgctaccagcaacagcaacagcagcagcagcagcaactggagGAAGAACGGCAAAGGGAGCAATTGCGTCgagagcagctgctgcagcagcatttCCCCAGTCAACTGTGGAACATTGGCTGGTCGCAGTCCAACGGACCGGCGTCGTCTTCATCAGCATCGTCACGGTTTTTCGATTTTCTGCAACGACCAGAAGCCCAAgtaaaacagcagcagccagcggcagcagcaccACAGCAGCTGCTTGACGATGTCAACAAATCCCTTAACGCTGGCGCCCTTGGGCTTGGCAACGGTAAGGGTAACGGAGAGGAGGGCGTGACCAAACATCAGCAGCCAGAcggaaatgaaattgcaaatgaaacaaatcATGAAAACGGCAGTCGCAAGGCATTGCCGCTCGGCAAAAGCGCAACAGGCGATGTGGACAATGGGGATCCCGAGGATGTCGAACAGGAGCAAGACGATATGTTGGATGAGCTTAAATTCAACTGGGTCAGCGAGCAGCCCGAAGATCTGGACATCCCCATTGAGGCAAGCAATGCAAATGGTCGACTACCGTGGCGTCTAATCTATCGCATGCACAAAAATCCACACTACGCTAATtaa
- the LOC132785551 gene encoding zonadhesin-like: MKAITIAVLAISLLVVFVAARPNKYESQEYGLRKQQQRPQQRPPQESSEEQQPNGPPQNNDDSNERPPQQNDPGKRPSHGHHGNGNGNGHDHGHGNGHGHGHGHGPPHGHRPPHRPTPPPEDDTTADSNESTVVPEESTVQPEESTVQPEESTVQPEETTVQPEESTVKPEETTTQPEESTVQPSDSTAQPESTVQPSTPQPAETTAQPEESTVQPEESTVQPEETTAQPEESTVQPAESTAQPESTVQPSTPQPVETTVQPEESTVQPEESTVEPEETTAQPEESTVQPEESTVQPEESTTSESVETTTLEIVV, from the exons ATGAAAGCTATAACAATTGCCGTCTTGGCTATCAGCCTTTTGGTGGTCTTCGTCGCAGCGCGGCCGAATAAATATGAATCACAGGAATATGGTTTaagaaagcagcagcaaagaccTCAGCAGAGGCCCCCACAAGAGTCTAGCGAGGAGCAGCAACCAAATGGACCACCACAGAACAATGATGACTCAAATG AACGCCCACCACAACAAAACGATCCCGGCAAACGTCCATCACACGGTCATcacggcaatggcaatggcaatggccaTGATCACGGTCATGGTAATGGTCATGGCCATGGTCATGGTCATGGTCCCCCACACGGTCACCGCCCACCACATCGTCCCACTCCACCGCCAGAGGATGATACCACAGCTGATTCTAACGAGTCTACAGTGGTGCCCGAAGAGTCTACGGTTCAGCCTGAGGAGTCAACTGTGCAGCCTGAAGAATCGACTGTTCAGCCAGAAGAAACTACCGTACAGCCCGAGGAATCTACTGTGAAGCCAGAGGAGACTACAACACAACCTGAAGAGTCTACTGTGCAGCCTTCAGACTCAACTGCTCAACCAGAATCAACTGTTCAGCCTTCTACTCCTCAGCCCGCTGAAACTACAGCACAACCTGAAGAGTCTACTGTTCAACCTGAAGAATCAACTGTTCAGCCCGAAGAGACTACAGCCCAACCTGAAGAATCTACTGTGCAGCCTGCAGAATCAACTGCTCAACCAGAATCAACTGTTCAGCCTTCTACTCCTCAGCCCGTAGAAACTACAGTACAACCCGAAGAATCAACTGTTCAACCCGAAGAGTCTACTGTGGAGCCAGAAGAGACCACAGCACAACCTGAAGAATCTACTGTGCAGCCTGAAGAGTCTACTGTTCAGCCCGAAGAGTCAACTACCTCAGAGTCTGTAGAGACAACTACATTAGAAATTGttgtttaa
- the LOC132785552 gene encoding uncharacterized protein LOC132785552 has product MKVLSIAVFAVLCVLAASRPNGFTWRRNYSGWGSNGNAQVGDWRNNGNGWNGNFNGWHKDQYGWHRDEQWEHRNGHKHHGWRTEQPIQPSTEAPVNPSTPAPVETTPAPVETTQAPVETSPELPVETTQAPVETTSEAPVESTQAPEESTTEAPEETTQAPEQTTTEAPEETTAAPEETTTEAPEETTAAPEEPESSSAPEDLDVTTKAPEDPEETTTDGSGETTLVTEEPTETTQEPEETTTEGSGETTEESTTVPKETTTESEEGSGATSS; this is encoded by the coding sequence ATGAAGGTTCTCTCAATTGCGGTATTCGCGGTCCTCTGCGTCCTGGCTGCCTCCAGACCCAACGGATTCACCTGGCGTCGCAACTACAGTGGCTGGGGAAGTAATGGAAATGCGCAGGTTGGCGACTGGCGTAATAATGGTAACGGATGGAATGGCAACTTTAACGGCTGGCACAAAGATCAGTATGGTTGGCACAGGGACGAACAGTGGGAGCATCGCAATGGACACAAACATCATGGCTGGCGCACCGAGCAACCAATTCAACCCTCCACTGAAGCGCCAGTTAACCCCTCAACACCTGCTCCCGTGGAGACAACTCCAGCTCCAGTCGAGACTACCCAAGCCCCAGTAGAAACCTCACCCGAACTGCCAGTTGAGACAACTCAGGCTCCAGTTGAGACCACTTCTGAGGCTCCAGTTGAATCTACTCAGGCTCCCGAAGAGTCTACAACTGAAGCACCTGAGGAGACTACGCAGGCACCAGAGCAGACCACAACCGAAGCCCCTGAGGAAACAACAGCTGCTCCTGAAGAGACCACAACCGAGGCACCCGAagagacaacagcagcaccagaGGAACCTGAATCAAGTTCGGCCCCTGAAGATCTTGATGTAACTACCAAGGCACCCGAAGATCCAGAAGAGACAACAACCGACGGTTCTGGCGAAACAACCTTAGTCACAGAGGAGCCAACGGAAACCACTCAAGAGCCCGAGGAAACCACAACTGAGGGCTCGGGAGAGACAACAGAGGAGAGCACCACGGTGCCAAAGGAGACAACAACGGAGTCTGAGGAGGGAAGCGGAGCGACGAGTAGTTAA